One genomic segment of Streptomyces violaceusniger Tu 4113 includes these proteins:
- a CDS encoding ATP-binding protein gives MRLPVRHVAGNIIWTTHGTCWAVWRVSAANYSHATAAAKRRRLKTIESLIKSLEGEPMLLSLCPQTDPAQVVRDMTAGIDLEASARYVDLAHRVLDQLETMELTGRTDWLAIPLPSESRRGAITQVLAAARAELAGQLGLLPAPVSAAEEQRRTEQAARIQAQWPAAVPMRPATESEILWIYGRSVRRGLAEPLLPAPDDSAHRVRGRGRTTAALSEVLLAEGGTDFDTRRGRAVGNPFHRRFLQVATEWGDSYQALLALSEMPEEYAFPGSEYLQALDQFPFPIDWVARLHITPGHKAEAKSRRRARELAHQEAEYDGDAAGAPDHVRTGIGKLSHFRSRVTSSAREVEVGAMVALCVWGQNADEAQDRATAVASHFGPSDYTFARPLGEQESLFYGMLPGCRTPRVMTAYRQILLASDFAMAMPLAGAELGDDTGALYGLQLAGGGVRPVLADFSRGPRENASASAAFIGELGAGKSVAMKAAVYSVLARGRRTGMANSRGRAVIVDRTRNQEWLRFAGACPGSTQTITVDQDAQISLDPLRLFAPQEAARFTESFLVLLLGVRPMDLEGVALSEAIEAVLAGPAPSMRALTEELKARGASDPAAQGLARKLRAVARKDLSRVVFDPTLPVAAADADSVVFSVHALQLPKRAELGSDFRLERMEFEKVMGRALMYVIAALCRQIAVASPEEFAVCVWDECWWLTSSSEGLELLLELVRDGRKHNAAAFVGSHDSDDVGPSDNERGAIVRGLIPHRLLFRQSTSHLARRGLAFLDLDGEDKDLLELVTTGLSPLDLPEAEREARLGECLYRDLLGRVGTMKILIPADPEAAATIHTTPTRERA, from the coding sequence ATGCGGCTGCCTGTCCGGCACGTGGCCGGGAACATCATCTGGACCACCCACGGCACCTGCTGGGCCGTGTGGCGTGTCTCCGCGGCGAACTACTCCCACGCGACGGCAGCGGCCAAGCGACGCAGGCTCAAGACGATCGAGTCACTGATCAAGAGCCTCGAGGGTGAGCCGATGCTGCTCAGCCTGTGCCCCCAGACCGACCCGGCCCAGGTCGTCCGCGACATGACCGCCGGCATCGACCTCGAGGCGTCCGCACGGTACGTCGACCTCGCCCACCGGGTGCTGGACCAGCTGGAGACGATGGAGCTGACCGGCCGCACCGACTGGCTGGCCATCCCCCTGCCCTCCGAGAGCCGCCGGGGCGCTATCACCCAGGTCCTGGCCGCGGCCCGGGCCGAGCTGGCCGGACAGCTGGGCCTGTTGCCGGCGCCCGTCTCCGCAGCCGAGGAACAGCGGCGCACCGAGCAGGCTGCGCGGATCCAGGCCCAGTGGCCGGCCGCTGTGCCGATGCGGCCGGCCACGGAGTCCGAAATTCTGTGGATCTACGGCCGCAGTGTCCGCCGTGGCCTGGCCGAGCCCCTGCTGCCCGCCCCGGACGACAGCGCGCACCGGGTACGGGGACGGGGACGGACCACCGCGGCGCTCAGCGAAGTCCTCCTGGCCGAAGGCGGAACCGACTTTGACACCCGGCGTGGCCGGGCGGTCGGCAACCCGTTTCACCGCCGCTTCCTGCAGGTGGCCACCGAGTGGGGGGACAGCTACCAGGCGCTGCTCGCCCTGTCGGAGATGCCCGAGGAATACGCCTTTCCCGGCAGCGAGTACCTCCAGGCGCTCGACCAGTTCCCCTTCCCGATCGACTGGGTTGCCCGCCTCCACATCACCCCCGGGCACAAGGCCGAAGCCAAGTCGAGGCGCCGGGCACGGGAGCTGGCCCACCAGGAAGCCGAATACGACGGTGATGCCGCCGGCGCGCCGGACCACGTCCGCACCGGCATCGGGAAGCTCTCGCACTTCCGGTCGCGGGTGACCTCCTCCGCCCGTGAGGTGGAGGTCGGCGCCATGGTGGCGCTGTGCGTATGGGGCCAGAACGCCGACGAGGCGCAGGACCGGGCCACGGCCGTCGCCAGCCACTTCGGGCCGAGCGACTACACCTTCGCCCGGCCGCTGGGCGAGCAGGAGAGTCTCTTCTACGGGATGCTGCCCGGCTGCCGCACCCCGCGGGTGATGACCGCCTACCGGCAGATCCTGCTCGCCTCCGATTTCGCCATGGCGATGCCCCTGGCCGGCGCCGAGCTCGGCGACGACACCGGAGCGCTGTACGGGCTGCAACTGGCCGGCGGCGGGGTCCGCCCGGTGCTGGCCGATTTCTCTCGCGGGCCGCGGGAAAACGCGAGTGCCTCGGCCGCGTTCATCGGCGAGCTCGGGGCCGGCAAGAGCGTCGCCATGAAGGCGGCCGTCTACAGCGTGCTTGCCCGCGGCCGCCGCACCGGGATGGCCAACTCCCGGGGCCGGGCGGTCATCGTCGACCGCACCCGGAACCAGGAGTGGCTGCGCTTCGCCGGCGCCTGCCCCGGCTCCACCCAGACCATCACCGTCGACCAGGACGCCCAGATCTCCCTCGACCCACTGCGCCTGTTCGCCCCGCAGGAAGCCGCCCGGTTCACCGAGTCGTTCTTGGTGCTGCTGCTCGGCGTGCGCCCGATGGATCTGGAAGGGGTGGCCCTGTCCGAGGCCATCGAGGCGGTCCTGGCCGGACCGGCCCCCTCGATGCGTGCCCTCACCGAGGAGCTCAAGGCCCGCGGCGCGAGCGACCCGGCCGCTCAGGGCCTGGCCCGCAAGCTCAGGGCCGTCGCCCGCAAGGACCTGTCGAGGGTGGTCTTCGACCCCACCCTGCCGGTGGCAGCCGCGGACGCCGACAGCGTCGTCTTCAGCGTGCACGCCCTCCAATTGCCCAAGCGGGCCGAACTGGGCAGCGACTTCCGCCTGGAGCGCATGGAGTTCGAGAAGGTCATGGGCCGCGCCCTGATGTACGTGATCGCCGCGCTGTGCCGGCAGATCGCGGTCGCCTCACCGGAGGAGTTCGCCGTCTGCGTCTGGGACGAGTGCTGGTGGCTCACCTCCTCCAGCGAGGGCCTGGAGCTGCTCCTCGAACTCGTCCGCGACGGCCGCAAGCACAACGCGGCTGCGTTCGTCGGGAGCCACGACTCCGATGACGTGGGCCCCTCCGACAACGAGCGCGGCGCGATCGTCCGCGGCCTGATCCCCCACCGGCTGCTGTTCCGCCAGAGCACCAGCCACCTCGCCCGGCGCGGCCTGGCCTTCCTCGACCTCGACGGCGAGGACAAGGACCTGCTGGAGCTGGTGACCACCGGCCTGTCCCCCCTCGACCTGCCCGAGGCCGAGCGGGAGGCCCGGCTGGGGGAGTGCCTGTACCGGGACCTGCTGGGCCGGGTCGGCACCATGAAGATCCTCATCCCCGCCGACCCGGAGGCCGCCGCCACCATTCACACCACGCCCACCCGGGAGCGGGCATGA
- a CDS encoding conjugal transfer protein has product MLEEWEQRGTEAGGWQMSTGARANATVLARWFAWAVICAGPILGLLAWLSAAAAVDAVPPPRPRAQHAEADGAGPSGFAELYVSAFVAAGEGDQDQLAPYYPSAGQLQLDGKSGRQTATQTTAVRVRQTASGAWSVTVAARLGPKGGEKEDGAKSGALRYFQVPVLASAGGDGSGAEDYVAATLPAEVAAPGGQPRQPQLGYGPERAAVPGDTRAETARDFLDAYLTGSGELDRYLAPGLHMEPVRPAPYREVEVEYLAVAGEESAGPATGVPANGTRQRLLVQIRATGDDRVPVPLSYALTLTARAGRWEIAALDATPATADRTPPTAPTGPAT; this is encoded by the coding sequence GTGTTGGAGGAGTGGGAGCAGCGCGGCACTGAGGCCGGCGGCTGGCAGATGTCAACGGGCGCGCGGGCGAATGCGACGGTTCTGGCGCGCTGGTTCGCGTGGGCGGTGATCTGCGCTGGCCCCATCCTGGGTCTCCTGGCCTGGTTGTCGGCTGCGGCCGCCGTGGACGCCGTCCCGCCGCCGCGGCCGCGAGCGCAGCACGCCGAGGCAGACGGTGCAGGGCCCTCCGGGTTCGCTGAGCTGTACGTCTCCGCCTTCGTCGCGGCCGGGGAGGGCGACCAGGACCAGCTCGCTCCCTACTACCCGTCGGCCGGGCAGCTGCAGCTGGACGGGAAGTCAGGGCGGCAGACCGCGACCCAGACGACCGCTGTCCGGGTGCGGCAAACCGCATCGGGCGCGTGGTCGGTCACCGTCGCCGCCCGGCTCGGGCCGAAGGGCGGCGAGAAGGAGGACGGGGCCAAGTCCGGTGCCCTGCGGTACTTCCAGGTACCCGTACTCGCCTCCGCGGGAGGCGACGGCTCCGGCGCGGAGGACTACGTGGCGGCCACCCTGCCGGCCGAAGTGGCCGCTCCCGGCGGCCAGCCCCGCCAGCCGCAACTCGGCTACGGGCCGGAGCGGGCCGCCGTGCCAGGGGACACCCGCGCCGAGACCGCCCGGGACTTCCTCGACGCGTACCTGACCGGCTCAGGGGAGCTGGACCGCTACCTCGCCCCCGGTCTCCACATGGAACCGGTCCGCCCGGCCCCGTACCGCGAGGTCGAGGTCGAGTACCTGGCCGTCGCGGGCGAGGAGAGCGCCGGTCCCGCCACCGGCGTGCCGGCGAACGGTACCCGGCAGCGGCTGCTGGTGCAGATCCGCGCCACCGGCGACGACCGGGTGCCAGTCCCGCTGTCCTACGCCCTGACCCTCACCGCCCGCGCCGGGCGCTGGGAGATCGCGGCCCTGGACGCCACCCCCGCCACAGCCGACCGCACCCCGCCCACCGCACCGACCGGCCCGGCCACATGA
- a CDS encoding DUF2637 domain-containing protein, with protein MHRILIGVVVTGAVGIAGIGFAGSYSAVRDLARDKGFGQFSNVFPIGIDAGIVVLLALDLLLTWIRIPFPLLRQTAWLLTAATIAFNGAAAWPDPIGVGMHAVIPILFVVSVEAARHAVGRIADITADRHMESVRITRWLLAPVPTFRLWRRMKLWELRSYDEVIRLEQDRLVYQARLRARYGRSWRRKAPVESLMPLRLARYGVPLSDTAPAGLAAAGLEPFTVSVDRADDQPLVTQPDTEHQRALDTREITTTATGPEELGPAPDPVNGSLPATAGQTPTPSVIDFYEAVHAYVAQYGSFPNAHQFGFFLHDAYNVTDPATGGPVAEEQLRPVLQELRQAAREPAERQLVADESAVTDRRADSGSGTAEGPADMHAFFGTPSVEPAAPQPYAAEPVPAMTAPVAEAAVPEQMPMDATPTVTAGQPSASTGSGAGWDTTVADAGIATVRVPEQQSPESDAEEQQNRMIAGWLTEAEAAGKKLSGAEVARRLDVSPRTGQRALNKAKEYRTAQQRQQGRGHLRSVSGRS; from the coding sequence ATGCATCGAATACTGATCGGGGTGGTCGTCACCGGGGCGGTGGGGATCGCGGGGATCGGCTTCGCCGGTTCCTACTCCGCGGTGCGCGATCTCGCCCGCGACAAGGGCTTCGGCCAGTTCTCCAACGTCTTCCCGATCGGTATCGACGCGGGGATCGTGGTCCTGCTGGCGCTGGATCTGCTGCTCACCTGGATCCGCATCCCCTTCCCGCTGCTGCGCCAGACCGCGTGGCTGCTGACCGCGGCCACCATCGCCTTCAACGGCGCGGCCGCCTGGCCGGACCCGATCGGCGTCGGCATGCACGCCGTGATCCCGATCCTCTTCGTCGTCTCCGTCGAGGCCGCCCGGCACGCGGTCGGCCGGATCGCCGACATCACCGCCGACCGGCACATGGAGTCGGTCCGCATCACCCGCTGGCTGCTCGCGCCGGTGCCCACCTTCCGACTGTGGCGCCGGATGAAGCTGTGGGAACTGCGCAGTTACGACGAGGTCATCAGGCTGGAGCAGGACCGGCTGGTCTACCAGGCCCGGCTGCGCGCCCGCTACGGACGCTCCTGGCGCCGCAAGGCGCCCGTGGAGTCGCTGATGCCGCTGCGGCTGGCGCGGTACGGGGTGCCGCTGTCGGACACCGCCCCCGCGGGGCTCGCCGCGGCCGGGCTGGAGCCGTTCACGGTGTCGGTCGATCGCGCCGACGACCAGCCGCTGGTGACACAGCCTGACACCGAGCACCAGCGCGCGCTAGATACGAGGGAGATCACTACGACCGCGACCGGGCCAGAGGAACTGGGCCCCGCCCCGGATCCGGTCAACGGCAGCCTCCCGGCGACGGCTGGCCAGACTCCGACACCGTCCGTGATCGACTTCTACGAGGCCGTTCACGCATACGTCGCCCAGTACGGCAGCTTCCCGAACGCCCACCAGTTCGGCTTCTTCCTCCACGATGCGTACAACGTGACCGACCCGGCCACAGGTGGCCCTGTGGCCGAGGAGCAGCTGCGCCCCGTCCTGCAGGAGCTGCGGCAAGCAGCCCGTGAACCCGCGGAGAGGCAGCTGGTGGCCGACGAATCGGCCGTGACCGATCGGCGGGCCGATAGCGGCTCAGGGACGGCTGAAGGCCCGGCCGACATGCATGCGTTCTTCGGCACGCCGTCTGTCGAGCCCGCCGCGCCGCAGCCGTACGCCGCAGAGCCGGTGCCGGCGATGACCGCGCCGGTGGCCGAGGCGGCAGTCCCGGAGCAGATGCCCATGGACGCCACGCCCACAGTGACGGCGGGGCAACCGTCGGCGTCGACCGGCAGCGGAGCAGGGTGGGATACGACGGTGGCCGACGCGGGCATCGCGACGGTACGCGTACCGGAGCAGCAGAGCCCAGAGTCCGATGCTGAGGAGCAGCAGAACCGGATGATTGCTGGGTGGCTGACCGAGGCCGAGGCGGCGGGCAAGAAGTTGTCGGGCGCAGAGGTTGCACGCCGTCTGGATGTGTCCCCGCGTACCGGCCAGCGCGCGCTGAACAAGGCGAAGGAGTACCGGACGGCGCAGCAGCGGCAGCAGGGCCGGGGGCACCTTCGCTCGGTCAGTGGCCGTTCCTGA
- a CDS encoding zinc-ribbon domain-containing protein, with product MTRRTRFLVNEHPAIAAQWHPDLNADLDLAQIGPGSHKAVFWQCDDGHVWQAQVHSRVAGTGCPQCAGYVPRGRTTLSEHSPGLVAEWHPRNDASPDQFGPGSQRQVWWRCPVGHEYQARISNRSRGTGCPACARAGRDAPAGRLADMPELFAEVDPDTAPADVAELLVNSRVRLGWVVPGATAGRRR from the coding sequence ATGACACGTCGCACCCGTTTCCTGGTCAACGAGCACCCGGCCATCGCCGCCCAGTGGCATCCGGACCTGAACGCCGACCTGGACCTGGCGCAGATCGGTCCCGGCTCCCACAAGGCTGTGTTCTGGCAGTGCGACGACGGACACGTCTGGCAGGCCCAAGTCCATTCCCGTGTCGCCGGAACCGGCTGCCCGCAGTGCGCGGGGTACGTGCCGCGCGGCCGGACCACTCTCAGCGAACACTCGCCTGGCCTGGTAGCAGAATGGCACCCGCGCAACGACGCCTCACCGGACCAGTTCGGGCCAGGCTCGCAGCGCCAGGTCTGGTGGCGCTGTCCGGTCGGGCACGAGTACCAGGCGCGAATATCCAACCGCAGCCGCGGCACCGGCTGCCCGGCCTGCGCGAGGGCCGGCCGCGATGCCCCGGCCGGGCGCTTGGCCGACATGCCTGAGCTGTTCGCGGAGGTGGACCCCGACACCGCACCCGCCGACGTGGCGGAACTGCTGGTCAACTCCCGCGTACGGCTGGGATGGGTTGTTCCCGGGGCCACCGCTGGGAGGCGAAGGTGA